The genomic window AGCACTATGCCTTTGGATGTAACTGGCTGTTCGTAAACATTTCGCTCGGCGGCTATGCCGTGGTTAAACGCGTAGAAGTGACAATATGCAGCTATGCGGCAGTTGTTGCCTATGGTGATGCCTTTACTGCCCCCATCCATTGTTACGTGGTGATTTATGCCTACGTTTTTACCAATGGTAATTGGGCCGTGCAGTACTGCATGAGCACCTATAAAACTACCCTGCTCGATAATTATTGGCCTGCCGCGCTCGGCAAATAGTTTGGCATCTGGCGATATAAAACAGTCGCCTTTTACCTCTATTGTTTCCATTTGCTGCAGGTAATGTTGCCATTGCTGTTGCCATGCTTGCGCCCACTCTCGCTGCTTGGGCTTAAGTGTCCAATACAACCAAGGCATGTAACTTAAACGCTGTTTGTGTTGCTCGCGGTATTTTAGGGTTGGGTCTGTCATAGGGTTGCTTGTGTTAACGGTGCTCTATAGTAATTGCTTATTTTGGCTGGCGTTTGCTGCGGGCGAAAAAGCATTAAGTTTGCAGGTAACAATAACAGCAAGCAAGCCCACCCAGCTAGCACGGCCGCCTTACTGCCCCACCGCCAATTCCCCGCGTAATAGCTGCATACACATGGTAGCAATTTGCCCTCCGGCCCTTTAAACTCGGCCACACCAATATATATTATAATACGACCTTAGATGTAGGAGAAAACCATGAAACCTCTGCTAGCCATTGCCCTGCTTGCACTTACCACCACTGCTTGGGCTTCGAACACACGCCTGCCCGCAAACTCCCCTTTGCATCACATAAAAGCAAAATTCTTCGATGAGGTTGCCGCTACGCCAAAATGGAGCCCAAAAGGTAAATCGCTATATATTCAAGTTGCAGGTGTGCACTTTAATGAATATTGGCGCGAAGACGTAAGCAAAGATTTAGCCCCAGGCTTTGAACAAGCCATTGAGAATAATTTTTCTATTATTTTTAAACGGGTACTTACCGAGCAGTACACCAAAGCAGGCTATCAAATTGAAAACAGTGCCATAAATGCGGACGTTATTTTATTAGCCAGCGTAGAGGATTTACGCGTGTATGTTACTCAAGCTAAACATTTTGTGGAAAGCAAAACCGCAAATACAGGCTCGGCAAATTTACTGATTGAGTTTATTGAGAAAGGCGAATTAAAGATGTTTTTTTCTAACGCGAAAGAAACACGCCAAAGAGGCAATGAACTACGCAACAGTGTAGAGAAAGATTTTGAGCGAATGATGAAAGCCTTTACCAAAGAAAGCTTAAAAGTGATTAAAAAACGCTAGCTAGCAAACGCTAATTGCTAGTAGATAAAAGCTAGTGACTAGTTTTAGTGTTGCACCCAACTATTAAACACAAAAACACACAAAATAAACCAAAAAAAGGCGGCCATATGGCCGCCAAACTGGTGCAAATTGGAGGAGACGCAAAATGAATTGCGACTTCATTAATCCGTTAAAAATCTGTACGCACTAAACTCAACATTCAATACGCCAAATCAACGGGGCTTCCCTGCCCCGCCCTTGCCTGGCAAACCAAGCAAATAAGTTCAATCGGTAATTACTAGTACCTAGCCGCTAGTAGCAAGACTTGAACAAACCACTACCGGTTCGCTGTCCACAGCTAGCCGTACCCTCTAGTGAGTATGCATCGCCACACCTACCGCAGGGTTGGCCGCTAGGCCTATTTCGCGGGCGTGATCTTCGAAGCCTTTGTTCTTCCAGAAGAAGGCGCCAGGCATAGTGGTTGGCACTACTAGTACATAGAACAGTGCGCGGCCAATTAATGCGCTTACAACTAGCGATAGCGCCAAACCAGACCACAGCATTAAACCTAACCAACCATCTAAGCCCGATACCGCAAGGGCAACCGCTGCCAATGCGTTTAGAGGTATTAAACAGTTACGCAAAATATACGACTTACCAAAGGTGGTGCATTGTATATAGTGCGATACAGTGCCTTCGTGCTCTGCGTCGGTCATGCCTTTGGCGTGGCCTATTAAGCCTATGCCTTCTAATACCAAGCCCGCTACCAATGCTGGCGCAAGTGCCTGTAGCACTGCTACGTAATCGCCACCGGTAATGGCAAAGTAAGGTACGGTTAAGACTGCCGCGACTAAGCTACCAAGGGTTAATGCCATACCTACAAAGCTTGTGCCGGTTTGCCAGTGGTTCCAGTACGGACGCGCTTTAATGCGGTAGCAACGGTACATGTAATACAAGCCGCCCAAACTACCCACTACGCCCAATACGCCCGTTACTTTGGCAAAGGTTGCCAAGCCGGGTATGGCTAGCTCACCAATAATGGATTGCACAATGGCGTTTTCTGGCATTTTGGCAAGCATGTGTAAACCTGCAAAGGTCATAAACACCACTACACCTAACCCTTCGCGGCTAACAGGCGAATGACGCCAGTTGTTAAACCCACGATAAAAACGCAACGGTTTGCCCAAGTGGGTGGTAGACATAAACAAGCCTAGCGCAGCCAAACCTAAGGCCACTATTACCAACGGCACATACATTACCGAGTTGGCAATATTGGTGAAGGCTTCTATACCAAACAAACTACCTAAGAAATTAACACCAAACAAACCTATTGCCGCTTGGGTAACCAAGGTAAAAATAACCAGTGGATTTTCGCGCGACGACAAGCGACCAACGTTCCACGATTTTTCTACGCCGTTTTTCTGATCCACAATAGGTTTGTACTTACCGTCCACGTTGCTCTTGTGATATTTCACTGGCATGGAGTCGGTACGGGTAACTTCGCGCGGCATTGTTTTCACTTGCTGGAAGCGAATATTGGGGCGCGTAATAGATGGATCTGGAAAGCCCGGTATTTGTGTTTCTATTTGTTCGCGATTTTCTGGGGTGTTTTCTACCACACCAAAGTTAAGCGCGTTACCCACACATGCAGATACGCACGCTGGCTTCAAGCCAACTTCTAGGCGGTCTACACACATGTTACATTTTTCTACTTGCCCTGCTACTGGGTCTAATTGCGGGGCGTTGTATGGGCATACCCAAGTACAATAGCCACAACCAAAGCATATATCTGGGTCTTGAATTACTGCACCGTATTCTGGGTGCTTGGTGTAGGCGCGCGTTGGGCAGCCTTTTAAACACACCGGCTCTTCACAGTGGTTACACGCCATAGATATATTCATGCGCGTAAAGTTGGGGTAACTCCCCCCTTCTACATAACCTACCGAGCGGAAGCTTAAATGCGGTGGCAAATCGTTTTTCTCGCTACATGCTGCTTCACATGCGTGACAACCAATACAGTTATCTGCAGTAAAGTGAAACGCGTGTTGCTTGGTGCGGTTAGGGTTGTCGCCAATGCCGCAATCGCCATTTACTCGTAAACTTACGCCGTTATCGCCAACGGGCGTAAGTTTAATTGGCGTACCGTAACGGCTTGTTTCGGCCGTTACTGGGTCTTTTAATTTTGCGTATTCGGGTTCGTCAGCTCTTGTTGGAATCATTTTTCTCTCTTCCCGTTAGAATGCACGCATTTCTACGTTTAGTTTGGCCGCTTCTTTTTGGTCTACATGCTCAATGCGAACAGTGCACTGCTTAAACGCTGGCTGACGCGAGTATGGGTCTAGCAAGCCAAGAGACAAACGGTTTACACAATCGTGGAAGTGGAATGGAATAAACACTGCGTTGAATGCTACGCGATGAGTTAATTGCACCATTACCACGGCATCACCACGACGCGATACCAAACGCACATAACTCATATGCTTTATGCCCAACTCTTCGGCAGCATCTGGGTTCATTTCCATATATGGGGTTGGGCTAAATTTATTACAGTTGCCCACCTTGCCCGTTTTAGTTCGGGTATGGAAATGCTCAACCACGCGACCACTGTTCATCCAAAATGGATAATCTTCGTCGGGTACTTCGTTGTTATCCACCCAAGGCATGGCCATTAATTTTGCTTTGCCGTCTGGGTAACAGAATTTGCCGTCGGCGTATAAGCGCTGTGTACCTTCGCTATCGCCTTCGCGCATTGGCCATTGAATACCGCGCTTTTGCTCGATTAGTTCGTGGCTCATACCAGATATATCCAATATGCGATGATCACCCTTGGATAACTGTTTCATTTCATCAAACACATCGGCAGTGTCTAGCGGGAAGCTCATTTTCGCGCCCTGCTCCCAACGTTTTGCCATTTGCGAGAATATCCACACATCTGGCTTGGAGTTACCGTACGGCGCCATTACCGGTGTAGTAATGTTTACGCGGCGCTCGGTGTTAGTAAAACAGCCTTTTTTCTCTGCCCATACCGAGCCGGGTAAATACACGTGCGCGTATTGCGCGGTTTCTACGTCTTCGTAGGAATCTTGCACTACGCAAAACTCTAGTTTCTCCATGGTTTTACGAATACGCGCAGAGTTAGGCATAGAGGTCATTGGGTTTGTTGCAACCACCCATAACGCTTTAATTTGACCGGTTTCGATAGCGGGAAAAATATCCGTTTGGAACAAGCCGCGCTTTTTAGGGAAGAACTCTGGGTCTACGCCCCAAAACTTGCCTATTTCTTCGCGGTGCTCGGCATTTTCTAGCGCGCGGTAACCAGGCAAGCCAGAGCACGAAGACCACTCACGCGTGCCCATCGCGTTACACTGACCAGTAATAGATAAACTAGTACCGCCGGGCTTGCCTATATTGCCGGTAATTAAGTTAAGGTTATTAATACCGCACACACCGTCGGAACCGTGGGTAGATTGGTTGATACCCATTGTCCATATAGACATAGCCGCGCCAGCTTTTGCATATAAGCGCGCAACGTGACGAATGGTGTCTTCATCAATACCACAAATTTTTGCGGCCGATGTTGGATCAAACTTTTCTACTTCTGCAGCAAAGTCTTCGTAACCGCTACAGCAACGCTCTATATATTCTTGGTCTGCTAGGCCCTCTTTTAATATTACATGTGCCAAGCTGTTTAATAGCACCAAGTCTGTACCTGGTGTAATTGGCAAATGAATATCGGCAAATTGCGCAAACATGGTTACGCGCGGGTCGACAACAATTACTGGGAATTTACGTTTTTCTAGCGCTTCTTTTAAACGCCAGTAAATAATGGGGTGCTGCTCACACAGGTTCGAACCAAACGCTAACAAGCAATCGGTGTGCTCGAAATCTTCGTAACAACCTGGAGGGCCGTCGGACCCAAATGAACGCTTGTAGCCCGATACCGCAGACGCCATACACAATGTGGTGTTGCCATCGTAATTGTTGGTACCAATAACACCACGCACTAATTTACCTAGAGTGTAAAACTCTTCGGTCATTATTTGGCCGGTAGAAATAACAGCTACAGAATCGCGCCCGTATTTTTCTTGGATACGTTTGAATTCTGCTGCGGTTTTATCCAGCGCTGTATCCCAATCGGTTATTTGCCAATCTTCGAATGTTTTATTTCGAATTTTTGGCTCTGCCCCACGGCCAGCCGCTTGGAATATTTGCGCTTCGGTAAGCCCTTTAATGCAGAGCTTACCTCGGTTTACATCTGCCCCACCCACACCGCGGGTAGTAACAGGTGTACCCTCTTTATTTACGCCAATTTCTATAGAGCAACCTACAGAGCAGTAACCGCAAGTGGCATATTTCCACTCGGTTACGCCCTTATCTCTAATGACGATTGGATTCTTTTTTCTACGACCAAATAGCATGACGCCCCCAGTATCCTTGTGACTTATTTCAACGCTAGTTGAATTTTTCCGTCATTTTCACGGATTGCGTACGTTTTAATGCTTACTGTTTCGTCTTCTAAGCAGCTACCGGTTTCTAAATTAAAGTGCTGCTTTAGCAGTGGCGAGGCCACGACTATTTGATTTTTTAGCGAACCAACAATACCGCGCGCTAGCACTGCCGCATTGGTAAAGGGGTCGATAGCGTTTACCGCAAACAACTTGTCTTTAATACGAAACATTGCAACTTGATCTTTACCTAGCAATGCGCGCGCACCAATTTCTGGCAGCAGGTCACTGGCATCACAAACTGTTTCCCAATTTAAATCTGACATTTTTATTCTCCAAAATTCTCTTAAGCTATTTCAGCCACTTCTTCGGCATTTACAAAACGTACGCGCTCTTCTTCTGTTGCCGGGCGAATTTGCTCGCGCTCTTCAACAAATACAACGGTGTTATCTTTCTCATCGCTGTTAACAAAGGTACGGAAACGCTTAAGTTTCTCTGGGTCTTCAATTGTTGTTTTCCACTCACACTGGTAGGTATCTATTACCAATGCCATTTCGCTTTCTAGCTCTGCGTTTACATTTAACTTATCGTCAATAACTACAGATTTTAGGTAGTCTAAACCGCCTTCTAGGTTATCCATCCATACAGACGTACGTTGCAAGCGGTCTGCGGTGCGCACGTAAAACATCAAGAAGCGATCGATATATTTAATTAAGGTTTCGTCGTCTAGGCCGGTTGCAAACAAGTCTGCGTGGCGAGGCTTCATACCGCCGTTACCGCACAGGTATAGGCTCCAACCGGTTTCGGTAGCAATTACACCCACATCTTTACTTTGCGCTTCGGCACACTCACGGGTGCAACCAGAAACAGCAAATTTAATTTTGTGTGGTGAACGCAAACCTTTGTAGCGGTCTTCCAAACGTATAGCCATGCCAACGCTATCTAGCATGCCGTAACGACACCAAGTAGAACCAACACACGATTTAACCGTACGTAAAGATTTACCGTAAGCGTGGCCCGTTTCAAAACCTGCATCTACTAACTCTTTCCAAATTAATGGCAGCTCGTGCTGTTGCGCGCCGAACAAGTCGATACGCTGACCGCCAGTAATTTTGGTATACAACTTATATTTTTGAGCAACTTGACCTAACACAATCAATTTTTCTGGGGTAATTTCACCACCCGCTACACGCGGCACAATGGAGTAAGTACCGTTCTTTTGCATGTTTGCCATAAAGTGATCGTTAGTGTCTTGCAAACCTGCGTGCTGGTTTTCTAATACATATTCGTTCCAAACACTTGCAAAAATAGAGGCCGCAGTAGGCTTACATATGTCACAACCTAAACCTGTACCGTGCTTTTCAATAAGCTCGCCAAAGGTTTTAATTTTTTCTACGCGCACAATGTGGTGTAGCTCTTGGCGAGTGTGGGCAAAGTGCTCACACAAGTCAGTAATTACTTCTACACCAAGCTTGGTTAATTCAGAGTTCATTACTTGGGTAGCCAAGGCCACACAACCACCACAGCTAGTACCCGCTTTGGTGTTAGCTTTTATATCGCCAATAGTTACAGAGCCATCTTGTACTGCGCAGCAAATCTGGCCTTTAGTAACATCATTACAGCTACAAATAATGGCGCCTTCGGGTAATGCATCTACCCCCATGCCCGCAGAAGCAGCGCTGCCATCAATAGACGGCAGAATCATGGCCTCGGGCATTTCTGGCAAATCCATTTCGTTTACGTACATTTGCTGCAATGTACCGTAGGCTTCTACATCGCCTACCAATACCGCGCCCAACAGGCGGGTTTTTTCTGCGTTTACAATAATGCGCTTGTATACGTCGGCTACACCATCTTGGTATACATAGCTTAAGCAACCTGGCGTGCGACCTTGTGCATCACCTACGCTCGCCACATCTACGCCAAGCAACTTAAGTTTGGTGCTCATATCTGCGCCGGTGAACTGATCTTCGCCGCCAGTGATGTGCGAAATAGCCACTTTAGACATTTGGTAACCAGGCGCCACAAGACCGAATATTTTTCCGTCCCACAATGCACATTCACCAATGGCATAAATGTTTTCAATGTTTGTTTGGCAGTTGTTGTTAATCACAATACCGCCGCGCTCACCAATTTCTAACACGTCGTTATTGCGAGCAAGTTCATCTTGCGGGCGAATACCCGCAGAGAACAAAATCATATCGGTTTCTAGGTGCGAGCCATCCGCAAAGTTCATACGGTAGCGACAGGTTTCACCGGCTACAATTTCTTGAGTATTTTTTTCGGTGTGTACATTTACACCCAATGCTTCAATCTTTTTACGCAGTAAGTTACCGCCGCCTTCGTCTAACTGCACAGCCATTAAGCGTGGCGCGAATTCAACAACGTGAACTTCTAAACCAAGGTTTTGCAGGGCATTACCGGCTTCTAAACCTAGCAAACCACCACCTACTACTACACCAACCTTACTTTCTTTTGCAGATGCAGTAATGGCTTCCAAATCTTCAATGGTGCGATACACCAAGCAGTGCGGCTGATCTTTACCAGGAATAGGTGGAACAAACGGGAAAGAACCAGTAGCAAGTATTAATTTGTCGTAAGCGATTTCTTTACCGCTTGCTACTACAACTTTGTTTTCGTCGTGCTTAACAGCGGTTACTTTTTCGTTTAAAACGTAGTTAACGCCATTTTCTTTGTAGAAATCTTCCGATGTAAGCATTAAATCTTCGGCGGTAGAGCCAGAGAAGTATTTGCTTAGCTGTACGCGGTCGTAGGCTAGACGTGGCTCTTCAGAAAACGCAACAATTTCATAATCGTCTGCTTTTTCGTGTGCCAAAAGGTTTTCAATAAATTTGTGACCTACCATGCCGTTGCCAACAACGACTATTCTTTGCTTACTCATATCAAATCCTCTATTCAGCCTTAGGCCACGTGTTGATTCAGTGTTTCGGCTGACACAGCAGCTCTTAATTCGGGGTTTAAATCATTTGCAAGAGAAACAACCTCACCTACTACAATGAGAGCAGGCGATTGAACGTTGTTGTTTGCTACCAGCGATACCAAATCTTTTATTTGGCCGATTACTTCGCGCTGGTTTTCACGACAGCCATTTTCGATAATGGCCACTGGCGTTGCGGCACTTAAGCCGGCTTTTAATAGGTTGCTGGCGATCATTTCTGCGCGACTCACACCCATGTAAAAAACAAGCGTATGATTAATTTGCGCTAGCGCGTTCCAGTCTACGGATAACTCTGTTTCTGCATGTGCTGTTACAAAAGTGCAGCCTTGCGCCAAACCGCGATGAGTAAGCGGTATACCTGCAGCGGTTGTGCAACCAGAAGCAGATGTAATACCAGGTACAACCTCGGCATCTACTCCGGCTTTAATAAGGGTAAGTAACTCTTCGCCGCCACGACCAAACACGAAGGGGTCGCCGCCTTTAATGCGCACAACATTCAAACCCTTGGCCGCTTTTTTAACGAGCAAGCTGTTTAAATCTTTTTGTGCGATGCTGTGATTATCTTTGCACTTACCTACATAAAAGGCCGGCACAGATTTAGGGAATAAAGCTCGAATTTCTTGGCTTACGAGGTTATCGAATAACACAAGGTCTGCATTCTGTATAACTCGAAGCGCTTTTACAGTTAGTAAATCTGGGTCACCGGGGCCGGCGCCTACTAACCATACTTTGCCAGGTTTTGAATTAGACATCTTATTA from Saccharophagus degradans 2-40 includes these protein-coding regions:
- a CDS encoding DmsC/YnfH family molybdoenzyme membrane anchor subunit gives rise to the protein MIPTRADEPEYAKLKDPVTAETSRYGTPIKLTPVGDNGVSLRVNGDCGIGDNPNRTKQHAFHFTADNCIGCHACEAACSEKNDLPPHLSFRSVGYVEGGSYPNFTRMNISMACNHCEEPVCLKGCPTRAYTKHPEYGAVIQDPDICFGCGYCTWVCPYNAPQLDPVAGQVEKCNMCVDRLEVGLKPACVSACVGNALNFGVVENTPENREQIETQIPGFPDPSITRPNIRFQQVKTMPREVTRTDSMPVKYHKSNVDGKYKPIVDQKNGVEKSWNVGRLSSRENPLVIFTLVTQAAIGLFGVNFLGSLFGIEAFTNIANSVMYVPLVIVALGLAALGLFMSTTHLGKPLRFYRGFNNWRHSPVSREGLGVVVFMTFAGLHMLAKMPENAIVQSIIGELAIPGLATFAKVTGVLGVVGSLGGLYYMYRCYRIKARPYWNHWQTGTSFVGMALTLGSLVAAVLTVPYFAITGGDYVAVLQALAPALVAGLVLEGIGLIGHAKGMTDAEHEGTVSHYIQCTTFGKSYILRNCLIPLNALAAVALAVSGLDGWLGLMLWSGLALSLVVSALIGRALFYVLVVPTTMPGAFFWKNKGFEDHAREIGLAANPAVGVAMHTH
- a CDS encoding molybdopterin oxidoreductase family protein, with amino-acid sequence MLFGRRKKNPIVIRDKGVTEWKYATCGYCSVGCSIEIGVNKEGTPVTTRGVGGADVNRGKLCIKGLTEAQIFQAAGRGAEPKIRNKTFEDWQITDWDTALDKTAAEFKRIQEKYGRDSVAVISTGQIMTEEFYTLGKLVRGVIGTNNYDGNTTLCMASAVSGYKRSFGSDGPPGCYEDFEHTDCLLAFGSNLCEQHPIIYWRLKEALEKRKFPVIVVDPRVTMFAQFADIHLPITPGTDLVLLNSLAHVILKEGLADQEYIERCCSGYEDFAAEVEKFDPTSAAKICGIDEDTIRHVARLYAKAGAAMSIWTMGINQSTHGSDGVCGINNLNLITGNIGKPGGTSLSITGQCNAMGTREWSSCSGLPGYRALENAEHREEIGKFWGVDPEFFPKKRGLFQTDIFPAIETGQIKALWVVATNPMTSMPNSARIRKTMEKLEFCVVQDSYEDVETAQYAHVYLPGSVWAEKKGCFTNTERRVNITTPVMAPYGNSKPDVWIFSQMAKRWEQGAKMSFPLDTADVFDEMKQLSKGDHRILDISGMSHELIEQKRGIQWPMREGDSEGTQRLYADGKFCYPDGKAKLMAMPWVDNNEVPDEDYPFWMNSGRVVEHFHTRTKTGKVGNCNKFSPTPYMEMNPDAAEELGIKHMSYVRLVSRRGDAVVMVQLTHRVAFNAVFIPFHFHDCVNRLSLGLLDPYSRQPAFKQCTVRIEHVDQKEAAKLNVEMRAF
- a CDS encoding acyltransferase, whose protein sequence is MTDPTLKYREQHKQRLSYMPWLYWTLKPKQREWAQAWQQQWQHYLQQMETIEVKGDCFISPDAKLFAERGRPIIIEQGSFIGAHAVLHGPITIGKNVGINHHVTMDGGSKGITIGNNCRIAAYCHFYAFNHGIAAERNVYEQPVTSKGIVLQDDVWLGAHVGIVDGVTIHKGAIVGMQSVVTKDVAAGVVVGGNPAKFIKNRG
- the nirB gene encoding nitrite reductase large subunit NirB: MSKQRIVVVGNGMVGHKFIENLLAHEKADDYEIVAFSEEPRLAYDRVQLSKYFSGSTAEDLMLTSEDFYKENGVNYVLNEKVTAVKHDENKVVVASGKEIAYDKLILATGSFPFVPPIPGKDQPHCLVYRTIEDLEAITASAKESKVGVVVGGGLLGLEAGNALQNLGLEVHVVEFAPRLMAVQLDEGGGNLLRKKIEALGVNVHTEKNTQEIVAGETCRYRMNFADGSHLETDMILFSAGIRPQDELARNNDVLEIGERGGIVINNNCQTNIENIYAIGECALWDGKIFGLVAPGYQMSKVAISHITGGEDQFTGADMSTKLKLLGVDVASVGDAQGRTPGCLSYVYQDGVADVYKRIIVNAEKTRLLGAVLVGDVEAYGTLQQMYVNEMDLPEMPEAMILPSIDGSAASAGMGVDALPEGAIICSCNDVTKGQICCAVQDGSVTIGDIKANTKAGTSCGGCVALATQVMNSELTKLGVEVITDLCEHFAHTRQELHHIVRVEKIKTFGELIEKHGTGLGCDICKPTAASIFASVWNEYVLENQHAGLQDTNDHFMANMQKNGTYSIVPRVAGGEITPEKLIVLGQVAQKYKLYTKITGGQRIDLFGAQQHELPLIWKELVDAGFETGHAYGKSLRTVKSCVGSTWCRYGMLDSVGMAIRLEDRYKGLRSPHKIKFAVSGCTRECAEAQSKDVGVIATETGWSLYLCGNGGMKPRHADLFATGLDDETLIKYIDRFLMFYVRTADRLQRTSVWMDNLEGGLDYLKSVVIDDKLNVNAELESEMALVIDTYQCEWKTTIEDPEKLKRFRTFVNSDEKDNTVVFVEEREQIRPATEEERVRFVNAEEVAEIA
- the cobA gene encoding uroporphyrinogen-III C-methyltransferase, which translates into the protein MSNSKPGKVWLVGAGPGDPDLLTVKALRVIQNADLVLFDNLVSQEIRALFPKSVPAFYVGKCKDNHSIAQKDLNSLLVKKAAKGLNVVRIKGGDPFVFGRGGEELLTLIKAGVDAEVVPGITSASGCTTAAGIPLTHRGLAQGCTFVTAHAETELSVDWNALAQINHTLVFYMGVSRAEMIASNLLKAGLSAATPVAIIENGCRENQREVIGQIKDLVSLVANNNVQSPALIVVGEVVSLANDLNPELRAAVSAETLNQHVA
- the nirD gene encoding nitrite reductase small subunit NirD, with protein sequence MSDLNWETVCDASDLLPEIGARALLGKDQVAMFRIKDKLFAVNAIDPFTNAAVLARGIVGSLKNQIVVASPLLKQHFNLETGSCLEDETVSIKTYAIRENDGKIQLALK